The Oncorhynchus tshawytscha isolate Ot180627B linkage group LG16, Otsh_v2.0, whole genome shotgun sequence nucleotide sequence TAGGAAACAACAGGACATGTGTCAGCTGACAACAATAGAATTAGGAAACAACAGGACATGTGTCAGCTGACAACAATAGAATTAGGAAACAACAGGACGTGTCAGCTGACAGAATTAGGAAACAACAGGACATGTGTGTCAGCTGACAGAATTAGGAAACAACAGGACATGTGTCAGCTGACAACAATAGAATTAGGAAACACATTTTATCCCTCACCAGCACCTGGGGAGCTGTTCCAGAAAGCTGGATCAATTAGTTAGTCAGGTAACTGCCAGGTAACTACCAGGTAACTGCCAGGCAACAGCCAGGTAACTACCAGGTAACTACCAGGTAACTACCAGGTAACAGCCAGGTAACTACCAGGTAACAGCCAGGTAACTGCCAGGTAACAGCCAGGTAACGGCCAGGTAACTGCCAGGTAACTACCAGGTAACTACCAGGTAACTGCCAGGTAACAGCCAGGTAACTGCCAGGTAACTACCAGGTAAAAGCCAGGTAACTGGCTAACTAATAATATATTTTGAGAAATATATACTTTTGTTGTAATTAAAGACTGGATTCAATCCATATCGCCAAAGCATCGCAGAAGATCTGCATacaaatgtaaaggtcatttctgaCCGAGttgacatatgcagtgtttatTGTGAAGGAAGTCTCGACagagggaacattgcctttaaagaGGATCTTCAGCTTTACGGATTGAATAGAATAGAGCCAGACCATGTTCCTACCTGCAGCGATGACCGTGGCGGCTCCGATCTCTCTCAGCTGCTTCTCTGTCACCTCCTCCCAGTCCAGATGCTCCACACTCACTCTGGGAGAGTTCTGGTTGTCCAGCCCATTGAGCTGGACGTTGTCCCTCAGTCTATGTAGAACGCTGAGGTGACAGTCACTGAACATGTAGCTGGAGGGACTGCAGGACCTACACACTGCTATACCAGTCAACCCTACACCACTGCCCAGCTCTAGGACTGTCCTgtaggagagagcagagacaggacACCTCTCACATACAGGGAGAGGACACTCACAATAAACACACACCAGATTGAGATTACGAGTAGTAACCACAGCATGAGTTGTAGACAGAAcacaatgacaaaacacacacagtagtgTACCAACCTGTCAGTGAAGGCGTGTGTGTTCTCCAGAGCCCATTCTGCGAGGTAAAGAGCTGCCTCCCATGTGACCAGGCCTGTAGTTCCTTCAGAGATCACAGCTGTACTCTCTGATAGACTCACTGCTTCTCCACacggctacacacacacacacacacacgtacggtaAATATAAAATCAATGTTTAATTAAAGTAATCTTGAATTTAataataattgtattattttaaaGGATTTTATTTTAAAGGATAAAATAGAGcgtggtgcttgcaacgccagggttgtgggttcaattcccacggggaaccagcatgaaaacaatgtattCACTCACTACTGGAAGTTGTtcaggataagagcgtctgcaaaATATAGAatacagtgtggtgtgtgtgtagtaccaGTAAATAGCTCTTGTAGcactctgtcccctcctctacccccaggACTTCCCCCAGTGCATCATAGAGCTCATCCAGGGGCTCCCTCCCACTGGCTTCATGCTGCACACAGGGAAGAGAAGCATCACATTACTGTTGTTTGCTTTAACAAAATGGACAATATAGTTATACTTTATTGTATTCATGTGAAACGTGTAGGAATTGCCTTTTTAAATGCACCAGTACAAGAGTGAACTATTTTCTGACAGAATGATATCAGACAAAAAATATATCAGATAAAACAAACTCACCCTTTTGATGAGCTGAGACAGAAACAGTCTCCTATATCTTACTGAGGGAGGATGTTTACAGCACAGTGGATGAAGGCATGTCTGGAAACAGGTGACAATAGTCATTGTTAGTGTGCTTTCCAACTCGGTAATCCAATGTACTGTTTCTATATATTTAACTAAATAGGTGCgacatttaaaaaagaaaatgctTTTGACAGGAATACCTGGTTTAGAATGTCTAGAATCATTTCTGATGAGCTGTCGTTCTCGAGCTCCCTTTCAAGGAACTgtagaaaacaacaacaaattatGTTATTACTGTATTCATGTCTTACTATTCCTAAACaatgaaaaataaacatttaatttATGATGCAGACCCTACAGAGTACAACATGCAAGCAGCCCCGCTACTTACATTCCATGGGAAATTTGGCAGTTGACCCATAGTGAAAAAGGAGACTTTAAAGTCATATAAAACATCTGCTCTATTCCTTATGCACGTGACTTTGGTTTTGTCGGTCTGATCCGTAGACCGATACATTTCGTTAATTTTCAACCAACCGAGATTTGAATTACACTAAACCACAGGCTGGCCACGTGTTTCCCTgggtttgttgtcttcctcttTACCCAAGAAGCACTCCTCCTGTCGCAATGCCTGATGGTCAATGTAGTATAATCATGACAGACAGTAACGTGATAAGGgatacatctttttttttttaaagaaagtacAAATTAGAAAACATTTACAATGAGATGAGTGCTGTATTTGATTTCCCAATAGAACCTGTATCTGTGGGCCTACTGTTCTCATTGCAACCCTTGAAGTTGATACAAGTCTACTGTTTGAGACCACTCCCCTTGTCTGTGTTATCTCTGCCTCCACAACTGTCATCCCAAATAAATGAAGCACCCAAAATGTGCCAGATTACGATAATGTAGCCTACTAAAGCTGCATAAGGACAAGGCTATTCTTCTGAAATGTGACTTTCTTTAACATTTCAGGTGGAATTAAGATCTCGTCTAAATGAACAAGCTGTGTGCACAAGGGTGTAAGATATTATGGACAGTGGATGTGGGTTACTTATAATATCTACTTGTCTAAAGCTTTTTCAGCCCGCTCTTTTCCTGCAGTGTCATTCAGAGAAGATAACACCTCTACAGTTGTTCTTCATTCAACAGAATGACCTCAAACAGCAAACAACACGTCTGAACATTGAAGGTCAGAAATGTCATTTCGACGGTGATGTTTTCAAATTTTGTAACACTATATTTAAATTGATATTATGGCTGCCTTATTGAGTCAAAATGAGATTCCATGTTTGATTACAATCGTTTTGGTAATAATGAAAAATGTGTCATTTTCAACTGGCAGAAATGgatgggatattttttttaaagaatattgaGTGGTAGTGGAATTCAGTGGCCATAATAAAGTGTAGTATTTTATGATTATATTTGATATTATTAGGCTAAATATCAAGCGTTTTGTTGTGGCTGGAAATTACTATCAAACAGAGGGTTTAGTTCAGATTATTCACAGAACTGCTACATCATCTCATCCTGCAATCCACCGGAACTCTTGTTACCGCAATGATATTCCAGCCGGAGCGTAAATGTTGACGGTCTATCAACAACAAAGATGGCTACCAACAGACGCTAACTTCAATTTGACAATTGAAGGGTAAATCATGTAACGGTACGATCCCAAATCTGTTTGAAACGGCATTGACATCATATTGACAAAAGCAGATTTTCTTCGAATATAAATAAACAAACCTACAGGTAtggaatattttatattatttgccGAAATGTTGTTAGCTAGCTGAGGACGGATTTAGTTGTTACTAAGTTAGCTAACGTAAGCTAATGTCTGTCTCTTTGCACTGTGCGCCCAGTGTGGATAACTGCCTGCAGAATATATTATCACTGACATTGAAGATATGCATCACATCAGAGAGGAATACAGAAACTATTGTTGATTGTTGTTGATTTTATTTTGACAACGGATAACGATACGGGTGTCGCACAGCCTCCGGCGCTGGCTGGAGTGTGCACTAACTTCGATTAGGGCCTATTTGTGCTCATTTAATAAAAATAAGCGTCTCACTTTGTCTCAAACGTATACTGCAAAAGTCGATTAATGCCCCAaaatagttttaaatgttatatttaaCATGTAACGTAGTTTAGGCAGCAATAGTGCTGTTATAGATGTGACGGGAAACTAAAGCACGACGGCCAAATCAATAGTTAAGCCCACAGGCATGGTTGGCATGGAGACGAATGCAAGGCTCAATATTCTGAAGGACACAAAGAGGGCAGCAGTGGACAAAGGACTCAGCAGTGGACAAAGGGACTCAGCAGTGGACAAAGGCAACGGGACTCAGCAGTGGACAAACTCAGGCAAAGGCAACGGGACTCAGCAGTGGACAAAGGCAACGGGACTCAGCAGTGGACAAAGGCAACGGACTCAGCAGTGGACAAAGGCAACGGGACTCAGCAGTGGACAAAGGCAACGGGACTCAGCAGTGGACAAAGGCAACGGGACTCAGCAGTGGACAAAGGCAACGGGACTCAGCAGTGGACAAAGGCAACGGGACTCAGCAGTGGACAAAGGCAACGGGACTCAGCAGTGGACAAAGGCAACGGGACTCAGCAGTGGACAAAGGCAACTCAGCAGTGGACAAAGGCAACGGGACTCAGCAGTGGACAAAGGCAACGGGACTCAGCAGTGGACAAAGGCAACGGGACTCAGCAGTGGACAAAGGCAACGGGACTCAGCAGTGGACAAAGGCAACGGGACTCAGCAGTGGACAAAGGCAACGGGACTCAGCAGTGGACAAAGGCAACGGGACTCAGCAGTGGACAAAGGCAACGGGACTCAGCAGTGGACAAAGGCAACGGGACTCAGCAGTGGACAAAGGCAACGGGACTCAGGTGGACAAAGGCACTCAACGGGACTCAGCAGTGGACAAAGGCAACGGGACTCAGCAGTGGACAAAGGCAACGGGACTCAGCAGTGGACAAAGGCAACGGGACTCAGCAGTGGACAAAGGCAACGGACTCAGCAGTGGACAAAGGCAACGGGACTCAGCAGTGGACAAAGGCAACGGGACTCAGCAGTGGACAAAGGCAACGGGACTCAGCAGTGGACAAAGGCAACGGGACTCAGCAGTGGACAAAGGCAACGGGACTCCACTGAAGAGGCCCGACAATGATTCGTTTGAGTTGACTAACAAACAGCTGGTCCTGATTGCTGAATTGAAATGTCTGCTAACAGTTGGAGTGAGTCACTCTGACAACCCTCCTGATTCTTGGCCATGTTTATTAAACTAGATCGGCTCACACCACACGAGGACATTCACATTGTGACAAGATGAAACACTGGTATACACAGTATAACTAAACTATATACAGACCTTAACTATGTTACTACTTTTGGGGGGAACTAGTGtaggtatactaattattggtaactagtgtagctgggtaatgggtatactaattattggtaactagtgtagctgggtaatgggtatactaattattggtaactagtgtaggtatactaattattgggaactagtgtaggtatactaattattgggaactagtgtaggtatactaattattggtaactagtgtaggtgggtaatgggtatactaattattggtaactagtgtaggtatactaattattggtaactagtgtaggtatactaattattgggaactagtgtaggtatactaattattgggaactagtgtaggtatactaattattggtaactagtgtaggtatactaattattggtaactagtgtaggtgggtaatgggtatactaattattggtaactagtgtagctgggtaatgggtatactaattattggtaactagtgtagctgggtaatgggtatactaattattggtaactagtgtagctgggtaatgggtatactaattattggtaactagtgtagctgggtaatgggtatactaattattggtaactagtgtagctgggtaatgggtatactaattattggtaactagtgtagctgggtaatgggtatactaattattggtaactagtgtagctgggtaatgggtatactaattattggtaactagtgtagctgggtaatgggtatactaattattggtaactagtgtagctgggtaatgggtatactaattattggtaactagtgtagctgggtaatgggtatactaattattggtaactagtgtagctgggtaatgggtatactaattattggtaactagtgtaggtgggtaatgggtatactaattattgggaactagtgtagctgggtaatgggtatactaattattgggaactagtgtagctgggtaatgggtatagtaattattggtaactagtgtaggtgggtaatgggtatagtaattattggtaactagtgtaggtgggtaatgggtatagtaattattgggaactagtgtaggtgggtaatgggtatactaattattgggaactagtgtagctgggtaatgggtatgctaattattgggaactagtgtaggtgggtaatgggtatagtaattattgggaactagtgtaggtgggtaatgggtatgctaattattgggaactagtgtagctgggtaatgggtatagtaattattgggaactagtgtagctgggtaatgggtatactaattattggtaactagtgtagctgggtaatgggtatactaattattagtaactagtgtagctgggtaatgggtatactaattattagtaactagtgtagctgggtaatgggtatagtaattattgggaactagtgtagctgggtaatgggtatactaattattggtaactagtgtagctgggtaatgggtatactaattattggtaactagtgtaggtgggtaatgggtatactaattattggtaactagtgtaggtgggtaatgggtatagtaattattggtaactagtgtaggtgggtaatgggtatagtaattattgggaactagtgtaggtgggtaatgggtatgctaattattgggaactagtgtagctgggtaatgggtatgctaattattgggaactagtgtaggtgggtaatgggtatagtaattattgggaactagtgtaggtgggtaatgggtatgctaattattgggaactagtgtagctgggtaatgggtatgctaattattgggaactagtgtagctgggtaatgggtatagtaattattgggaactagtgtagctgggtaatgggtatactaattattagtaactagtgtagctgggtaatgggtatactaattattagtaactagtgtagctgggtaatgggtatgctaattattgggaactagtgtagctgggtaatgggtatagtaattattgggaactagtgtaggtgggtaatgggtatgctaattattgggaactagtgtagctgggtaatgggtatactaattattggtaactagtgtaggtgggtaatgggtatgctaattattgggaactagtgtaggtgggtaatgggtatgctaattattggtaactagtgtagctgggtaatgggtatgctaattattggtaactagtgtaggTGGTTAATGGGTATAGtaattattgggaactagtgtagctgggtaatgggtatagtaattattggtaactagtgtaggtgggtaatgggtatactaattattggtaactagtgtaggtgggtaatgggtatactaattattggtaactagtgtaggtgggtaatgggtatactaattattggtaactagtgtagctgggtaatgggtatactaattattgggaactagtgtaggtatactaattattgggaactagtgGGGTAATGGGTActaattattgggaactagtgtaggtatactaattattgggaactagtgtagctgggtaatgggtatactaattattgggaactagtgtaggtatactaattattgggaactagtgtagctgggtaatgggtatactaattattggtaactagtgtaggtatactaattattgggaactagtgtaggtatactaattattggtaactagtgtaggtatactaattattgggaactagtgtaggtatactaattattggtaactagtgtaggtatactaattattgggaactagtgtaggtatactaattattgggaactagtgtaggtatactaattattgggaactagtgtaggtatactaattattgggaactagtgtagctgggtaatgggtatactaattattggtaactagtgtaggtatactaattattgggaactagtgtagGTCTAATTATTTCATCCTTCACAAAATGTTTCTCCATTCTGCAGGTATCTGAAGACACTAGGCTAACCTGTGATCACCTACCCCAGGAGGTTAGACTGAAGGAGCgtgcctgacctctgacccctgacctccagTCCCACCATGGTGCTGAAGATATTCTTCCCTCAGTGCTGTAACAAGGCAGACAGTGGGCTGCTTGTGGGGCGATGGATCCCAGGACAGAACTCGGCAGTGGTGCTAGCTGTCATCCACTACCCCTTCATCCCTGGACAGGTCAAGCAGTACATCCACCAGGTAgagtgtggcgtgtgtgtgtgtgtgtatcagtcagTGTGTAtccggggcagcaggtagcctagtggttagaggggtgggccagtaaccgaaaggttgctagatcgaatcccagagctgacacggtaaagatctgtcgttctgcccctgaacaaggcagttaacccactgttccccggtaggccgtcattgtaaataagaatgtgttcttaactgacctgcctagttaaataaatgttaaatattaatatatatatatatatatatatttttttttaaaatctgtcaGTCACCCAATACCCCTTCATCTCTTGTCAGGTCAAACAGTACATACAGCAGGTAGAGTGTGTGTGATTTAACCTTCCTGTCCCTGGTCCAGATGCGTGGCCAGAGTGGGGTGGATCTGACGGTGCTGGGCTCGTGGAGCATGCCCAAGGAGGGCCAGGAGGGCATGGAGAGTTTCCTCAGGGACCTCAGCACCATCT carries:
- the LOC112240313 gene encoding protein-lysine N-methyltransferase EEF2KMT; the protein is MYRSTDQTDKTKVTCIRNRADVLYDFKVSFFTMGQLPNFPWNFLERELENDSSSEMILDILNQTCLHPLCCKHPPSVRYRRLFLSQLIKRHEASGREPLDELYDALGEVLGVEEGTECYKSYLLPCGEAVSLSESTAVISEGTTGLVTWEAALYLAEWALENTHAFTDRTVLELGSGVGLTGIAVCRSCSPSSYMFSDCHLSVLHRLRDNVQLNGLDNQNSPRVSVEHLDWEEVTEKQLREIGAATVIAADVVYDPDIIGCLVKLLSKILRCSANGSPPDVYISSTIRNPDTYNSFKHQLESSGIQHEVMTGPVTHVFFYNRQATIEMIKLYI